TCTTGTCCGTGGCTCCGCTCTTAGTGGAGATCACCACATGCTGCCGCACATCGTGCAGGGCCGCTCCCAGCTTTTCCTCACTGTCCGTATACATATTAGCGGTATCAAAATAGTTGATGCCCGCCTCATACGCCTGTCGAACCAGCCTGACCGCGTCAGTTTTGGAAATGCGCTGAATCGGCAGTGCACCAAAGGATGTTTTTGTCACATACAGCTCCGTACGCCCCAGTCTGACTTTCTCCATACGTCCTCCTCTCCCCCGTCTTCCCTAGGGAATTCGATTTCACATGGATTATATCACACTTTAAACCGTTTGCAAATCCAAAGCTACATGTTATAATAAAGGTGAATTCTCGTTTGGAGGAGATGTCTATGAAGCCCTTTCGACAGGAGGCACTTTTACTGCTGCTTCTGTGGACGCTCTCTGGCTGCGGTGCGGATGGCTCTGCTCAGAAGCAGGTGGAATCCTCCGCTCCCGATGCACTTGTTTCCTCTAGTGAGAAAGAGGATCATATCCTCTCCACCTTATCGGCCACCGTGGACGAAGGCCGGACTCTGACGTTGCAGGCCATCGGCAAGCAGCGAACGGACCTGGACGAATGGGGTGTCCGGGAGGTCCGGGTCTACGATGGAGAGTCCCTGCTCCAGACCCTTTCCGTTCAGGATGCCATTGAAGCAGGCGGCATAGATGGCATTGAGGCCGGCTACACTTCCTGCTGGTCCGTGGAGGAGGCCATGACTATCCACGATATGAATTTTGACGGATATGACGATCTGGATCTGTTCGGCTGGTCTCCTAACAATACGATTCCTCACTACTACTGGCTGTGGGATCAAGAGACGCAGCGCTATCAATTCGCCTTCATTCTTCAGGGAGCCGAGGCAGACCCGGAGTCCCAGGAAATCCGCGCCACAGTCAAGAGTTTTGGAGGCGATGGTCCGGAGGGCGGCTTTTACCAAACGAATATATACCGCTATGTCGATTTTGGCGAGCTGGCGCTGGTGCGGCGGGAAGTGACGCAGATCCGCGATGGCAAGTCCCTGCTTGAGGTCTATCAGGTCACTGACGGCCAGTTCCATCTTGTAGAGACAAGGGAGGCGCCTGATGGCACGGCATGAGCTACATTTAAAATTGACCCTGCGCCTTTACAGCGATGATGACCAGCGCTGCTTTGGCCCAGGCATCGCCACACTTCTGGAGCGGGTGGTGGTTCACCGCTCTTTGCGGGCGGCGGCGGCCTCTATGGGCATGGCCTACTCCAAGGCCTGGCGCATTATCCGCACAGCAGAGGGGGTCTTTGGCTGCAAGCTGCTTTTATCCACCGTTGGTGGAAGCCATGGAGGAGGCGCCAAGCTGACGCCGGAGGCCCAGCAGCTGCTGGCTGCCTACCAATCTTACGTCTCCGAGGTCCACGCCTTTGCCCAGGAGCGGTTCCAGGTCCATTTCGACGGACTTCCGGATGTTTCTCCGCCTCTTTAGAGCGGCAATCTTTCACACCAACGCACCAAAATCCCCTCCTCCATGGAAAATGGAGGAGGGGATTCCTGATTGCTATTACACCTGCTCTGTAGGGTCAATCTCCGTGGGGCTTGGAATTGGATGCTCCTTGTGCTCCACCATAGCGCGGATCAGCTCCACAGTGCCACTTAGCCCCAGGTAGCTGGAATCCAGACAGAAATCATAGCTGTCCACTGCCCCCCACTTTTTGGAGGAGTAATACTCATAGTAAGAGGCTCTCCGCTTGTCGGTTTTTATGATAGTCTTACGGGCCTCCTCCGGTGTCAGCTTCTGCCGCCTGGCCACCCGCTGGATGCGGGCCTCCATGGGTGCGTGAATAAACAGGCTCAGGTGGTTGGGATTCTCCGCCAGGGCATAGTCCGCACAGCGGCCGATGATCACACAAGGCCCCTGCTCTGCGATGTGCCGGATGGTATCAAAGGTAGCAAGATATACCTGCTGCTCCAGAGAATCTCCAGC
This genomic window from Pusillibacter faecalis contains:
- a CDS encoding winged helix-turn-helix domain-containing protein, translated to MARHELHLKLTLRLYSDDDQRCFGPGIATLLERVVVHRSLRAAAASMGMAYSKAWRIIRTAEGVFGCKLLLSTVGGSHGGGAKLTPEAQQLLAAYQSYVSEVHAFAQERFQVHFDGLPDVSPPL
- a CDS encoding AAA family ATPase; the encoded protein is MKTIITIGRQFGSGGKEVGIRVAKELGIPFYDKELLQEAAKKSGLCEKIFENFDERPKSLLYSIAMDSYMFSLPGAGAGDSLEQQVYLATFDTIRHIAEQGPCVIIGRCADYALAENPNHLSLFIHAPMEARIQRVARRQKLTPEEARKTIIKTDKRRASYYEYYSSKKWGAVDSYDFCLDSSYLGLSGTVELIRAMVEHKEHPIPSPTEIDPTEQV
- a CDS encoding XAC2610-related protein, which codes for MKPFRQEALLLLLLWTLSGCGADGSAQKQVESSAPDALVSSSEKEDHILSTLSATVDEGRTLTLQAIGKQRTDLDEWGVREVRVYDGESLLQTLSVQDAIEAGGIDGIEAGYTSCWSVEEAMTIHDMNFDGYDDLDLFGWSPNNTIPHYYWLWDQETQRYQFAFILQGAEADPESQEIRATVKSFGGDGPEGGFYQTNIYRYVDFGELALVRREVTQIRDGKSLLEVYQVTDGQFHLVETREAPDGTA